The following are from one region of the Vanessa cardui chromosome 3, ilVanCard2.1, whole genome shotgun sequence genome:
- the LOC124543561 gene encoding nuclear receptor-binding factor 2, whose translation MEFHPLNLAHQQHRRAEAHLKNNRYDEAIQCHHNAAELLLDALKSTNSSVALESITLQHNYHLKQKDLIKNKKEQYVRVKKALDNIKCFSKDPQFNLNGNDISTLQVAIYKVVNESDNLLRTLRDKSEGSNEKVSVDETDDNVTEKSQQMIVEEVQSHNQNLQTMIEQLLLKVEVIKDDNITLKERVNYLEKERVKYLNIQSQDESLERNDFSALSLLSDGYGKDSSREQSSSMGKPYHINLFE comes from the exons atggaaTTTCATCCTTTAAACTTG GCTCATCAACAGCACAGACGAGCTGAGGCGCATTTGAAGAACAACAGATACGATGAAGCGATACAATGTCATCATAATGCGGCAGAATTACTTCTCGACGCCTTAAAGTCAACAAATTCATCCGTTGCTCTAGAATCAATAACTCTGCAACATAACTATCATCTCAAACAAAAggatttaatcaaaaacaaaaaagaacaaTATGTGAGGGTAAAAAAAGCTCtcgataatataaaatgtttcagCAAAGATCCTCAATTTAACCTCAATGGTAATGATATTTCAACATTACAAGTTGCTATATACAAGGTTGTTAATGAATCTGATAATTTATTACGTACTTTACGTGATAAATCTGAAGGATCTAATGAAAAAGTCTCAGTTGATGAAACAGATGACAATGTAACAGAAAAATCACAACAAATGATTGTGGAAGAAGTTCAAAGTCATAATCAGAATCTACAGACAATGATAGAGCAACTTTTGCTCAAAGTTGAAGTTATCAAAGATGACAATATAACCCTGAAGGAAAGagttaattatttagaaaaggaACGGGTTAAATATCTGAATATACAATCCCAGGATGAGTCATTAGAGAGAAATGATTTTTCAGCGCTTAGTTTGCTTTCCGATGGTTATGGGAAAGACAGTTCCAGAGAACAATCTTCTTCAATGGGAAAACCATATCATATAAATCTTTTTGAATGA
- the LOC124543560 gene encoding transmembrane protein 127-like — protein sequence MSCITWIRGLKITLPFKDKELNKIAASFNVLTFLLTCAALVQPSWFKIKGLHCTQSLSLTQFFTFDEDDDDNNQIAIQTEFDPINRSDFNGLPPCTTPEIILLMRILILLCFMVLLCSCIGVLINLISLNSKAIKMLRRNAVPSIMCVFWVIAIVGVCYYTTVVLGNTNNSDPNTIQVDYEYGFYTITGAGALALLASAANLWGAPLSNDEDLQRRNLMEDWDGYEAHSVGPTPAVPTLPPYTPSPNYVSTAHPTFAPPVLGTQQYFPFDDLSILPPPPPYTP from the exons ATGAGCTGCATAACTTGGATTCGAG GTCTCAAAATTACATTACCGTTCAAGGATAAGGAATTGAACAAAATAGCTGCAAGTTTCAATGTTCTAACATTCTTGCTGACATGCGCTGCACTCGTCCAACCCAGTTGGTTTAAAATTAAGGGATTGCACTGTACTCAAAGCCTTTCACTGACACAGTTCTTCACTTTcgatgaagatgatgatgacAACAATCAAATAGCTATACAGACGGAATTTGATCCTATAAATAGATCAGATTTTAatg GTCTTCCACCATGTACAACACCAGAGATTATATTGCTCAtgagaattttaatattactctgTTTTATGGTGCTATTATGTTCATGCATTGGAGTTCTGATAAATCTTATTAGTTTGAACAGCAAAGCAATCAAAATGCTACGAAGGAATGCCGTCCCCAGTATCATGTGTGTTTTTTGGGTCATCGCTATAGTTGGAGTTTGTTATTATACAACTGTTGTGTTAGGTAACACGAACAATAGTGATCCTAATACAATACAAGTTGATTATGAGTATGGATTCTACACAATAACAGGAGCAG gtgCTTTAGCTCTCCTAGCATCTGCCGCGAATCTGTGGGGTGCACCATTATCAAACGATGAAGACTTGCAAAGAAGAAATCTTATGGAAGATTGGGATGGATATGAAGCTCACAGTGTTGGCCCAACACCAGCAGTGCCCACACTACCGCCTTACACACCAAGCCCAAACTATGTCTCGACTGCACATCCGACATTTGCACCACCAGTGCTCGGCACTCAACAATACTTTCCTTTTGATGATCTCTCTATCTTACCACCGCCCCCTCCATACACACCCTAG
- the LOC124543916 gene encoding phosphatidylethanolamine-binding protein 1-like — MGSQSTVLSMIWELISIFFFMRVCSASQQCATVDIKSLLEGCDRLVGLNITSVGGTMVNDHNCDVLLPKQVFIEEPLFQYILADSKKFYTIVMVDPDAPPQLEGEFYLHMIKSNIPGLALKAKETVKTVGIDYRGYKPPTPPRGSGAHRYINLLYEQEDGNNFLPNVPSSRGRFHLANWLRGKNLCGPVAATQFRVQY; from the exons ATGGGTAGTCAGTCCACTGTGTTATCAATGATTTGGGAACTAATatcaatattcttttttatgaGGGTTTGCAGTGCTTCCCAGCAATGTGCAACAGTGGACATAAAAAGTCTATTAGAAGGATGCGATCGTTTAGTAGGCCTGAATATAACAAGTGTTGGAGGCACTATGGTTAACGATCACAACTGCGATGTGCTGTTACCTAAACAAGTTTTTATTGAAGAGCCTCTTTTCCAATACATATTAGCGGATTcg AAAAAGTTTTATACTATCGTCATGGTCGATCCAGATGCTCCACCTCAATTAGAAGGAGAATTTTACTTGCAcatgataaaatcaaatattcca ggtCTTGCATTAAAAGCTAAGGAGACAGTTAAAACCGTCGGAATTGATTATAGGG GTTATAAGCCGCCAACGCCACCTCGCGGCTCAGGTGCACATCGCTATATAAACTTGTTGTACGAACAAGAAGACGGAAATAACTTTTTACCTAACGTTCCTTCGTCTCGTGGCCGTTTCCATCTAGCCAACTGGCTTCGAGGAAAAAACCTTTGCGGCCCAGTCGCAGCTACACAGTTCAGAGTACAATACTAG